One stretch of Microbacterium terrae DNA includes these proteins:
- a CDS encoding conjugal transfer protein TrbL, with protein MSVCDIPVIAPVCTAVGENTASLIAAPFDWLASAMGATAGWLFTAVWDVFDTTTLVDLSAPGYVGVYNVLFGIAIFVTLVLFCLQLITALIRRDPSALGRAGTGLAKSILGSFIILTVTGLLLEITDQLTIGIVQATGNTMESIGDRIALLVAGLATINIAAPGVGAILTIFLAGLAISSAAIVWFSLLIRKALLLVAIVFGPIALAGMAWDATKGWFGKWAAFVLALILSKLVLVVIFLVAIAQVAAPIDSDLASVSDPVAGIVLMFIAAFAPYITYKFLSFVGFDMYHAMSSEQEAKSALNRPVPVPASAIAGGARQVLGTSTGSGSSTPLGAAGAGGGAAGAGGGATASPTGASRTAAVNTPSASTAGAATGAAGLGAATGVGAGVVAGAAILHGTATAGSKTGAAVGRAAEVHGTEASIPEPPQGPSGGDSARSARPTPPPALPTKDSPR; from the coding sequence ATGAGCGTCTGCGATATCCCCGTCATCGCCCCGGTCTGCACAGCCGTGGGCGAGAACACGGCATCCCTCATCGCTGCACCGTTCGACTGGCTCGCCTCCGCGATGGGTGCGACCGCCGGATGGCTGTTCACGGCTGTGTGGGATGTCTTCGACACCACCACGCTCGTCGACCTCAGCGCACCGGGGTACGTCGGGGTCTACAACGTCCTGTTCGGCATCGCCATCTTCGTCACGCTCGTGCTGTTCTGCCTGCAGCTCATCACCGCGCTGATTCGGCGGGATCCGTCCGCGCTGGGCCGTGCCGGAACGGGGCTCGCGAAGTCGATCCTCGGATCGTTCATCATCCTGACCGTGACGGGACTGTTGCTCGAGATCACCGACCAGCTCACCATCGGCATTGTGCAAGCGACGGGCAACACTATGGAGAGCATCGGCGACCGCATCGCCCTTCTCGTCGCCGGCCTCGCGACCATCAACATCGCCGCGCCCGGTGTCGGCGCAATCCTGACGATCTTCCTCGCGGGCCTCGCGATCAGCTCTGCCGCGATCGTGTGGTTCTCGCTCCTCATCCGCAAGGCGCTGCTGCTGGTCGCGATCGTCTTCGGGCCGATCGCGCTCGCCGGGATGGCGTGGGACGCCACGAAGGGATGGTTCGGCAAGTGGGCGGCGTTCGTGCTCGCGCTGATCCTGTCGAAGCTGGTGCTGGTTGTGATCTTCCTCGTGGCGATCGCCCAGGTCGCGGCCCCGATCGACTCGGACCTCGCATCGGTGAGCGACCCCGTCGCCGGCATAGTGCTGATGTTCATCGCCGCCTTCGCGCCCTACATCACATACAAGTTCCTCAGCTTCGTGGGGTTCGACATGTACCACGCGATGTCGAGCGAACAGGAGGCGAAGTCGGCGCTGAATCGACCGGTGCCTGTGCCGGCGAGTGCCATCGCCGGCGGCGCGCGTCAGGTGCTGGGGACATCGACAGGATCCGGCTCGAGCACCCCCCTAGGTGCCGCCGGGGCCGGGGGCGGTGCCGCCGGGGCCGGGGGCGGTGCCACCGCGAGTCCCACAGGCGCGTCGCGCACAGCAGCCGTCAACACACCCAGCGCATCGACCGCGGGCGCGGCGACAGGCGCTGCCGGGCTCGGCGCGGCAACAGGCGTCGGCGCTGGGGTGGTCGCGGGCGCGGCGATCCTCCATGGCACCGCGACCGCAGGGTCGAAGACGGGCGCCGCTGTTGGGCGTGCAGCGGAAGTACACGGCACCGAGGCCAGCATTCCGGAGCCGCCGCAGGGACCGAGCGGCGGGGACTCCGCACGTTCCGCACGTCCCACTCCCCCGCCCGCCCTGCCGACTAAGGACAGTCCGCGATGA
- a CDS encoding ATP-binding protein: MSDIERTHTAGLVFPAEDSARARRERLRSIKRLVGEAKRARALERQTVGERERAETKAKEYLPSGGEDGPGALRTAGRLRLPKHQDTSATLAGHYPFLAEGGLGASGVFVGQDLFSGGSFVYDPWVLYQQGVITAPNVVLAGIVGAGKSALAKALYTRSLPFGRRVYVPGDPKGEHTAVAEAVGGRAIALGHGLPNRLNPLDEGHRPATASDAEWAAQVTARRRDLVGALAETVLDRPLSPLEHTSIDLALTEAVREASIPTLPMVVDRILFPGANGTPAGRPDDGRLVGHALRRLVSGDLAGLFDGPSTVRFDPSLPMMTLDLSRVAENSTLVSMLMTCCSAWMESALTDPAGGQRWVIYDEAWRLMAHPALLRRMDAQWRLARHYGIANMIVFHKLSDLDNVGDAGSAMRALASSLLANAETRIVYRQEPDQLSATSTALGLTRTEEALLPTLGLGQGLWRIKDRSFVVQHQLHPDELDLFDTTTRMSLG, translated from the coding sequence ATGAGCGACATCGAACGGACTCACACAGCAGGGCTGGTCTTTCCCGCCGAGGACTCTGCCCGAGCGCGCCGCGAGCGGTTGCGCTCGATCAAGCGACTGGTGGGAGAAGCCAAGCGAGCTCGCGCGCTGGAGCGTCAAACCGTCGGGGAGCGCGAACGCGCGGAGACCAAAGCGAAGGAGTACCTGCCCTCCGGCGGCGAGGACGGGCCAGGCGCGCTCAGGACCGCCGGCCGACTGCGCCTACCGAAGCACCAGGACACCTCCGCAACGCTCGCAGGGCACTACCCGTTCCTTGCTGAGGGTGGCCTCGGGGCCTCTGGAGTGTTCGTCGGACAGGACCTCTTCTCGGGCGGCTCGTTCGTCTACGACCCCTGGGTGCTCTACCAGCAGGGCGTCATCACCGCCCCGAACGTCGTTCTCGCGGGCATCGTCGGGGCCGGCAAGTCCGCGCTCGCCAAGGCGCTGTACACGCGGTCGCTCCCTTTCGGTCGACGCGTCTATGTGCCCGGGGACCCGAAGGGCGAGCACACCGCCGTCGCCGAGGCGGTTGGCGGTCGGGCGATCGCGCTCGGCCACGGGCTGCCCAACCGTCTCAACCCGCTCGACGAAGGACACCGGCCCGCCACGGCATCGGATGCCGAATGGGCGGCTCAGGTGACGGCCCGACGGCGGGATCTCGTCGGGGCACTCGCTGAGACTGTGCTCGACCGCCCGCTCTCGCCCCTCGAGCACACCTCGATCGACCTCGCTCTCACGGAAGCTGTTCGAGAGGCGAGCATCCCGACGCTGCCGATGGTGGTGGACCGCATCCTTTTCCCAGGAGCGAACGGCACCCCTGCGGGCCGTCCCGATGACGGCAGGCTCGTGGGCCATGCCCTTCGCCGCCTCGTCTCCGGAGACCTCGCGGGCCTCTTCGATGGGCCCTCGACGGTCAGGTTCGACCCGAGCTTGCCGATGATGACGCTCGATCTCTCGCGCGTGGCCGAGAACTCGACGCTGGTGTCGATGCTGATGACGTGCTGCTCGGCATGGATGGAGTCGGCGCTCACCGACCCGGCCGGCGGGCAGAGATGGGTGATCTACGACGAGGCCTGGCGCCTCATGGCGCACCCCGCGCTCCTCCGGCGAATGGATGCGCAATGGCGACTCGCTCGCCATTACGGAATCGCGAACATGATCGTCTTCCATAAGCTGTCCGACCTCGACAATGTCGGCGACGCCGGGTCGGCAATGCGCGCTCTCGCTTCCTCGCTTCTCGCAAACGCGGAGACCCGCATCGTCTATCGCCAGGAGCCGGACCAGCTCAGCGCCACGTCGACCGCACTCGGGCTGACCCGCACCGAGGAGGCGCTCCTTCCGACCCTCGGGCTCGGCCAGGGTCTCTGGCGGATCAAGGACCGCAGCTTCGTCGTACAGCACCAGCTCCATCCCGACGAGCTGGACCTCTTCGACACGACGACGCGGATGTCGCTGGGCTGA
- a CDS encoding DUF6112 family protein, whose translation MIDITPNGTGLPGIEQLRVIVGAVMTVGLILSVLALIIAAIVWGFGANSSNPHLASRGKLGVLVACGAAIICGAAVTLVNFFWGVGQTV comes from the coding sequence GTGATCGACATCACCCCGAACGGAACCGGACTGCCGGGCATCGAGCAGCTGCGCGTCATCGTCGGCGCGGTCATGACCGTCGGACTGATCCTGAGCGTCCTCGCGCTCATCATCGCCGCGATCGTCTGGGGCTTCGGCGCCAACTCATCGAACCCGCACTTGGCGTCGCGAGGCAAGCTCGGCGTGCTCGTCGCGTGTGGCGCCGCGATCATCTGCGGCGCCGCGGTGACACTGGTCAATTTCTTCTGGGGTGTCGGGCAGACCGTCTGA
- a CDS encoding DUF6112 family protein, producing the protein MTTVVYPDLGAVASAAQLREIVGALLMTSLVVAVLVVVACAATWAIASGTGNYRVATRARLGMVVACGTALLAGAGSAIVNFLLQVGATI; encoded by the coding sequence ATGACCACCGTGGTGTATCCCGACCTCGGAGCCGTGGCGAGCGCAGCCCAATTGCGCGAGATTGTCGGCGCCCTACTGATGACCTCCCTCGTCGTCGCGGTTCTCGTCGTTGTCGCGTGCGCGGCGACATGGGCGATCGCGTCAGGAACCGGGAACTATCGGGTGGCGACCCGTGCGCGGCTCGGCATGGTGGTCGCGTGCGGTACGGCGCTGCTCGCCGGCGCGGGCAGCGCGATCGTGAACTTCCTCCTGCAGGTGGGCGCGACGATCTGA
- a CDS encoding M23 family metallopeptidase codes for MRKLLALLVMLLFTLPVAGTVSVALLVNPALASCATTSLVVGPIPDSLTAATRDGSTVTLGRQQLTHAATVISIGAATREVGRVGIVIALMAALTESNLRMLANSTAYPHSAEYPNDGEGGDHDSLGMFQMRPSSGWGTVADLMDPDYQARAFYGGSDGPNSGSPRGLLDIPGWRSLTPGQAAQSVEVSAFPDRYDNVQPVAEAILGALTKTAGSAPLPSEGAPAEASRIVVPMVDGTYTWVSSFGWRTDPFTGRPRFHAGADLAATDDTPILATADGVVTFAGASGGFGNLIVVRHTVDGERVDTYYAHMWSSGVHVVVGETVAAGQHIGDVGSSGRSEGPHLHFEVHIGIESRVVNPLAWLTEHGATGVDAATVAPASCSPGGSR; via the coding sequence GTGCGCAAACTTCTCGCGTTGCTCGTGATGCTGCTGTTCACCCTGCCGGTCGCCGGCACGGTGTCCGTCGCACTGTTGGTGAACCCCGCGTTGGCCTCGTGTGCGACGACATCGCTCGTCGTCGGGCCGATCCCTGACTCACTGACCGCGGCCACTCGCGATGGCTCGACGGTCACTCTGGGCCGCCAGCAGTTGACGCATGCCGCTACCGTCATCTCGATCGGTGCGGCCACGCGTGAGGTCGGCCGAGTGGGCATCGTGATCGCGCTCATGGCGGCTCTCACCGAGTCGAATCTGCGGATGCTGGCGAACTCGACGGCGTATCCGCATTCGGCCGAATACCCGAACGACGGGGAGGGCGGCGACCACGATTCGCTCGGGATGTTCCAGATGCGACCCAGCAGCGGCTGGGGCACCGTCGCCGACCTGATGGATCCGGATTACCAAGCGCGCGCGTTCTACGGCGGCTCGGACGGCCCGAACAGCGGGAGCCCGCGGGGACTGCTCGACATCCCCGGTTGGCGATCGCTGACTCCTGGCCAAGCGGCGCAGTCCGTTGAGGTGAGCGCGTTCCCCGACCGGTACGACAACGTTCAACCGGTCGCCGAAGCGATTCTCGGGGCGCTCACTAAGACCGCGGGGAGCGCACCGCTGCCGTCCGAAGGGGCGCCGGCCGAGGCATCCCGAATCGTCGTTCCGATGGTCGACGGAACCTACACGTGGGTGTCGTCGTTCGGCTGGAGGACGGACCCGTTCACCGGGAGGCCTCGCTTCCACGCGGGTGCCGACCTCGCCGCCACCGACGACACGCCGATACTCGCCACCGCCGACGGCGTGGTCACCTTCGCTGGCGCCAGTGGTGGGTTCGGCAACCTCATCGTGGTCCGCCATACGGTCGACGGCGAGCGTGTGGATACGTACTACGCGCACATGTGGTCCAGCGGGGTGCACGTCGTCGTTGGTGAGACTGTTGCGGCGGGCCAGCACATCGGTGACGTCGGCTCTTCGGGGCGATCGGAGGGTCCGCACCTGCACTTCGAGGTCCACATCGGCATTGAGTCGCGGGTCGTGAATCCGCTCGCGTGGCTCACCGAGCACGGGGCCACAGGTGTCGATGCCGCGACCGTCGCGCCGGCATCCTGCTCGCCAGGAGGCTCTCGATGA
- a CDS encoding SCO6880 family protein has translation MTTRTSPAEYALAPMRFSRLSRRGILLGLSLPQLIAVALALVTVVVALYSAGGSGVAWTAPLWGSSMATGFIRISGRTIVEWMPIVMRWARRASTGQLEYRKRIERPRPVGTLALPGDAASAREWEDAETGAAMIHDPHARTLTAVVEVTHPAFTLLDPAEQQRRVNGWGRALAATCRSGRVARVQVSERTLPDAGTGLADWWGQRGTDDGGWAATTYRDLIESAGPAGARHTTTISLSVDLAASARQVRTNGGGIQGAAGVLRQEMSMLVSALRAADITVGHWLGADELAGVLRTAYDPAAATRLERHPAVGRSLADAGPIAITERWDCLRSDSGFHAVLWISEWPRSQVFPGFLGPLILSDGILRTVSLHYVPVATDRAARDLRRKKTELVSDAHQRSRMGQVENAASTAEYADIMQQESELTAGHGMLRTIGLISVTARTRDELESAVAAVEQAAVQASCETRRLVGQQSQAFTAAALPLCRSV, from the coding sequence ATGACCACACGAACAAGCCCCGCCGAATACGCACTCGCCCCGATGCGGTTCTCGCGCCTCTCGCGGCGCGGCATCCTTCTCGGTCTGTCACTACCCCAGCTCATCGCGGTTGCTCTCGCCCTCGTCACCGTGGTCGTTGCGCTGTACTCGGCCGGCGGCTCGGGGGTGGCGTGGACTGCGCCGCTCTGGGGATCATCAATGGCCACCGGGTTCATACGGATCAGCGGTCGAACGATCGTCGAATGGATGCCGATCGTCATGCGCTGGGCACGTCGGGCGAGCACGGGTCAGCTCGAATACCGCAAGCGCATCGAGCGTCCGCGACCGGTCGGAACGCTCGCTCTGCCGGGGGACGCAGCATCCGCACGCGAGTGGGAGGATGCCGAGACCGGCGCCGCGATGATCCATGACCCGCACGCGCGCACGCTCACGGCCGTGGTCGAGGTGACCCATCCCGCGTTCACGCTGCTCGACCCGGCCGAGCAGCAGCGCCGAGTGAACGGGTGGGGTCGGGCCCTCGCGGCGACCTGCAGATCAGGCCGGGTTGCTCGTGTGCAGGTGTCGGAACGGACCCTTCCCGACGCAGGCACCGGGCTCGCCGACTGGTGGGGGCAGCGCGGCACGGATGACGGCGGGTGGGCGGCAACCACGTACCGCGACCTCATTGAGAGCGCGGGTCCTGCCGGCGCACGCCATACGACCACGATCAGTCTTTCGGTCGACCTGGCGGCGAGCGCCCGACAGGTGCGCACGAATGGCGGCGGAATCCAAGGCGCCGCTGGCGTCCTGCGCCAGGAGATGTCGATGCTCGTCTCCGCTCTTCGCGCAGCGGACATCACGGTCGGTCACTGGCTCGGCGCTGACGAGCTCGCGGGAGTGTTGCGCACAGCGTACGACCCAGCCGCCGCCACACGTCTCGAGCGACACCCCGCAGTCGGTCGATCCCTCGCCGACGCAGGGCCTATCGCGATCACCGAGCGATGGGACTGCCTCCGCTCAGACAGCGGCTTCCACGCCGTTCTGTGGATCAGCGAATGGCCGCGATCGCAGGTCTTCCCCGGCTTTCTTGGGCCCCTCATCCTCTCCGACGGCATCCTTCGCACCGTGTCGCTCCACTACGTGCCGGTCGCGACCGACCGTGCCGCGCGGGATCTGCGGCGCAAGAAGACGGAGCTCGTCAGCGATGCGCACCAGCGCTCCCGGATGGGGCAGGTCGAGAATGCAGCATCCACCGCTGAGTACGCCGACATCATGCAGCAGGAGTCAGAACTGACCGCAGGACACGGAATGCTGCGCACCATTGGCCTGATCAGCGTGACGGCCCGCACACGAGACGAACTCGAGTCCGCCGTCGCCGCCGTCGAGCAGGCGGCCGTGCAGGCCTCGTGCGAGACCCGCAGGCTCGTCGGCCAGCAGTCGCAGGCATTCACCGCCGCGGCCCTCCCGCTGTGTCGCAGCGTGTAG